A genomic region of Magnolia sinica isolate HGM2019 chromosome 6, MsV1, whole genome shotgun sequence contains the following coding sequences:
- the LOC131248810 gene encoding RNA-binding protein CP33, chloroplastic isoform X2 produces MPPMAAAAAASSSMSVGNYSLFLNRLTANLSFPSSSSSSSSSSSTAATKTRKPKPHQVLTHPQPLLHHHHHLHLLPFFSTTTSSSCSFVAASAYDDAAVNEEEEEEEEEEEEEEEKRRLYVGNLPYSMTSSQLADIFQEAGQVHAVEIVYDRVTDRSRGFAFVTMGSVEEAKQAIRMFNGSQVGGRSVKVNFPEVPRGGEREIMGPRIRSSSRGYVDSPYKVYAGNLGWRLTSETLKEAFESQPGLLGAKVIYERDSGRSRGFGFVSFASPEEAESAIDAMNGVHVWRFSSTMQDQNHLPGRAPHKLALAQKSCCPTNQGELHATLLIKDY; encoded by the exons ATGCCTCcaatggcagcagcagcagccgcctCTTCTTCCATGTCTGTTGGGAATTACTCCCTTTTTCTAAACAGGCTAACAGCCAATCTCTCCtttccttcatcatcatcatcatcatcatcatcatcatctactgCTGCTACTAAAAcaagaaaacccaaacctcaccAGGTCCTCACTCACCCACaacctcttcttcatcatcatcatcatctccatctccttCCCTTTTTCAGcaccaccaccagcagcagcTGCAGCTTTGTAGCAGCTTCTGCATATGACGATGCTGCAGtcaatgaggaagaagaagaagaagaagaagaagaagaagaagaagaagagaagaggagaTTGTATGTAGGGAATCTTCCCTATTCGATGACCTCCTCCCAACTTGCTGACATCTTCCAAGAAGCCGGCCAAGTCCATGCTGTCGAG ATTGTTTATGATCGGGTGACTGATCGGAGCCGAGGATTCGCATTTGTGACGATGGGCAGTGTTGAAGAGGCCAAACAAGCAATTCGTATGTTCAATGGATCT CAAGTGGGGGGGCGGAGCGTGAAGGTGAATTTCCCTGAAGTACCacgaggaggagagagagagatcatgggGCCAAGAATTCGCAGCAGCTCCAGAGGCTATGTCGACAGCCCATACAAGGTCTATGCCGGCAACCTTGGGTGGAGGCTCACCTCTGAGACCCTCAAGGAGGCCTTTGAAAGTCAGCCTGGCTTGCTGGGTGCAAAGGTAATCTATGAGAGGGACAGCGGCAGGTCAAGGGGATTCGGATTTGTCTCCTTTGCCTCGCCAGAAGAGGCAGAGTCTGCAATTGACGCTATGAATGGAGTG CATGTGTGGCGATTTAGCAGTACCATGCAAGATCAGAACCACTTACCAGGCAGGGCACCCCACAAGCTTGCCTTGGCTCAAAAGTCATGCTGTCCAACTAATCAG GGGGAGCTACATGCTACGCTACTGATTAAGGATTACTAG
- the LOC131248810 gene encoding 33 kDa ribonucleoprotein, chloroplastic isoform X3, protein MPPMAAAAAASSSMSVGNYSLFLNRLTANLSFPSSSSSSSSSSSTAATKTRKPKPHQVLTHPQPLLHHHHHLHLLPFFSTTTSSSCSFVAASAYDDAAVNEEEEEEEEEEEEEEEKRRLYVGNLPYSMTSSQLADIFQEAGQVHAVEIVYDRVTDRSRGFAFVTMGSVEEAKQAIRMFNGSQVGGRSVKVNFPEVPRGGEREIMGPRIRSSSRGYVDSPYKVYAGNLGWRLTSETLKEAFESQPGLLGAKVIYERDSGRSRGFGFVSFASPEEAESAIDAMNGVEVEGRPLRLSLAAQKTTTAAATQTTQEIRTDTVGNEMQSTVAY, encoded by the exons ATGCCTCcaatggcagcagcagcagccgcctCTTCTTCCATGTCTGTTGGGAATTACTCCCTTTTTCTAAACAGGCTAACAGCCAATCTCTCCtttccttcatcatcatcatcatcatcatcatcatcatctactgCTGCTACTAAAAcaagaaaacccaaacctcaccAGGTCCTCACTCACCCACaacctcttcttcatcatcatcatcatctccatctccttCCCTTTTTCAGcaccaccaccagcagcagcTGCAGCTTTGTAGCAGCTTCTGCATATGACGATGCTGCAGtcaatgaggaagaagaagaagaagaagaagaagaagaagaagaagaagagaagaggagaTTGTATGTAGGGAATCTTCCCTATTCGATGACCTCCTCCCAACTTGCTGACATCTTCCAAGAAGCCGGCCAAGTCCATGCTGTCGAG ATTGTTTATGATCGGGTGACTGATCGGAGCCGAGGATTCGCATTTGTGACGATGGGCAGTGTTGAAGAGGCCAAACAAGCAATTCGTATGTTCAATGGATCT CAAGTGGGGGGGCGGAGCGTGAAGGTGAATTTCCCTGAAGTACCacgaggaggagagagagagatcatgggGCCAAGAATTCGCAGCAGCTCCAGAGGCTATGTCGACAGCCCATACAAGGTCTATGCCGGCAACCTTGGGTGGAGGCTCACCTCTGAGACCCTCAAGGAGGCCTTTGAAAGTCAGCCTGGCTTGCTGGGTGCAAAGGTAATCTATGAGAGGGACAGCGGCAGGTCAAGGGGATTCGGATTTGTCTCCTTTGCCTCGCCAGAAGAGGCAGAGTCTGCAATTGACGCTATGAATGGAGTG GAGGTGGAAGGACGACCTCTACGGTTGAGCCTAGCTGCTCAAAAAACCACCACGGCCGCAGCTACCCAGACCACCCAAGAAATCAGAACAGATACTGTAGGCAATGAAATGCAATCTACTGTTGCCTATTGA
- the LOC131248810 gene encoding 33 kDa ribonucleoprotein, chloroplastic isoform X1, giving the protein MPPMAAAAAASSSMSVGNYSLFLNRLTANLSFPSSSSSSSSSSSTAATKTRKPKPHQVLTHPQPLLHHHHHLHLLPFFSTTTSSSCSFVAASAYDDAAVNEEEEEEEEEEEEEEEKRRLYVGNLPYSMTSSQLADIFQEAGQVHAVEIVYDRVTDRSRGFAFVTMGSVEEAKQAIRMFNGSQVGGRSVKVNFPEVPRGGEREIMGPRIRSSSRGYVDSPYKVYAGNLGWRLTSETLKEAFESQPGLLGAKVIYERDSGRSRGFGFVSFASPEEAESAIDAMNGVHVWRFSSTMQDQNHLPGRAPHKLALAQKSCCPTNQEVEGRPLRLSLAAQKTTTAAATQTTQEIRTDTVGNEMQSTVAY; this is encoded by the exons ATGCCTCcaatggcagcagcagcagccgcctCTTCTTCCATGTCTGTTGGGAATTACTCCCTTTTTCTAAACAGGCTAACAGCCAATCTCTCCtttccttcatcatcatcatcatcatcatcatcatcatctactgCTGCTACTAAAAcaagaaaacccaaacctcaccAGGTCCTCACTCACCCACaacctcttcttcatcatcatcatcatctccatctccttCCCTTTTTCAGcaccaccaccagcagcagcTGCAGCTTTGTAGCAGCTTCTGCATATGACGATGCTGCAGtcaatgaggaagaagaagaagaagaagaagaagaagaagaagaagaagagaagaggagaTTGTATGTAGGGAATCTTCCCTATTCGATGACCTCCTCCCAACTTGCTGACATCTTCCAAGAAGCCGGCCAAGTCCATGCTGTCGAG ATTGTTTATGATCGGGTGACTGATCGGAGCCGAGGATTCGCATTTGTGACGATGGGCAGTGTTGAAGAGGCCAAACAAGCAATTCGTATGTTCAATGGATCT CAAGTGGGGGGGCGGAGCGTGAAGGTGAATTTCCCTGAAGTACCacgaggaggagagagagagatcatgggGCCAAGAATTCGCAGCAGCTCCAGAGGCTATGTCGACAGCCCATACAAGGTCTATGCCGGCAACCTTGGGTGGAGGCTCACCTCTGAGACCCTCAAGGAGGCCTTTGAAAGTCAGCCTGGCTTGCTGGGTGCAAAGGTAATCTATGAGAGGGACAGCGGCAGGTCAAGGGGATTCGGATTTGTCTCCTTTGCCTCGCCAGAAGAGGCAGAGTCTGCAATTGACGCTATGAATGGAGTG CATGTGTGGCGATTTAGCAGTACCATGCAAGATCAGAACCACTTACCAGGCAGGGCACCCCACAAGCTTGCCTTGGCTCAAAAGTCATGCTGTCCAACTAATCAG GAGGTGGAAGGACGACCTCTACGGTTGAGCCTAGCTGCTCAAAAAACCACCACGGCCGCAGCTACCCAGACCACCCAAGAAATCAGAACAGATACTGTAGGCAATGAAATGCAATCTACTGTTGCCTATTGA